A genomic region of Papaver somniferum cultivar HN1 chromosome 7, ASM357369v1, whole genome shotgun sequence contains the following coding sequences:
- the LOC113295482 gene encoding beta-amyrin synthase-like yields the protein MWKLKVANSEGPFSKWLFSTNNFVGRQIWEFDPDAGTLEERAEVERARDEFYRNRFEVKPCGDVLLRLQQLRNNKGEFDLSIPTVKLTDDEDVTYEATTTTVKRAVQFFSAIQLDDGHWGADCAGPLYFMPPLVFALYITGTLHTMLSTEHIKETLRYMYCHQNEDGGFGFHIEGHSTMFGTTLNYICMRILGLGPEDGLDNACSRARNWILDLSLKTNFCRF from the exons ATGTGGAAGCTAAAGGTGGCTAATAGTGAAGGTCCGTTTAGCAAATGGCTCTTCAGTACAAATAATTTCGTTGGAAGACAAATTTGGGAGTTCGATCCTGATGCTGGTACTCTTGAAGAACGAGCTGAAGTCGAAAGGGCTCGCGATGAGTTTTACAGAAACCGTTTTGAAGTTAAGCCCTGTGGGGATGTTCTTTTGCGTCTACAG CAACTGAGAAACAACAAAGGAGAATTCGACTTAAGTATACCAACAGTAAAATTAACTGACGACGAAGATGTAACCTATGAGGCAACAACAACTACCGTGAAGAGAGCCGTTCAATTCTTTTCCGCCATACAATTGGATGATGGACATTGGGGTGCTGATTGTGCTGGTCCGTTGTATTTCATGCCACCCTTG GTATTCGCATTGTATATCACGGGAACTTTGCATACTATGTTATCGACCGAGCATATAAAGGAGACTCTGCGTTACATGTATTGTCATCAG AACGAAGATGGGGGCTTTGGGTTTCATATTGAGGGTCATAGTACCATGTTTGGTACTACTCTGAACTACATTTGCATGCGGATATTAGGATTAGGGCCCGAAGATGGTCTTGACAATGCTTGTTCAAGAGCAAGAAATTGGATTCTTGATCTTTCTCTCAAAACCAATTTCTGTCGCTTCTAA